TTTTGGAACAAGGAACAATCCACCTAAAACACACCTTTACTTATTGATTAATAGTTATTTGTATTGTTCCATTATTGTTTCCTATTGTTCCCTTTTCCTTTATAGTTCATTTATTTGGTTGGTTAAATCATCCTTTATATTGGCTCTGATTTTTGCGTAATTATCCCAATAATCTACTTTGTAACTTACTCTCCTTAAATTATTTGAGTATTTACTCGTGATATATTCCATTGCTCTTAACCGTCCAATATTTCTACTGCATTGGGCTTTACTGATGTTTAGCTCCTGCCGTATTTCTCTTTGGGTAAAGTCTTGGTTTTGTTCTTTTAAATAGCTTTTTAATCGCTCAAAAAATTGCCTTAAACTTCCGTCCAGCTCGTCCACTTTTAAAACGATACTTTCAAAAAGGATATCACAAGCCGTTTGTAAATCTGCTTTTTCCGTTATTAACCTGCCTTGTTTGTCTCGCTTTCTTTGGTACTGGTTGAGTAATGTTATTTGCCGTACAAAACTTTGGTAGAGTTCGTTTAATCGTCTTATTTTATGTGCCGTTTCGGGTAGTTTTATTTTGGTGGCATACGGATTGACTACATCATACGGCTGTAATAATCGGATGCAATTTTGGGTAAATGCAACTATCTTTTTAGCTTCTTCTTTATCTATAATTCCCGATGCTTTTTGGTTTTGGTACTGGATTACTTTTAAGGTCTGTTCTCGGCTTTCATCTACTGCGATTAAAAAACTCCTGCTGATATTATCCTCATAGGTTTCGCCTTTGGTGGTACACGATAGCTAAGCTATTGGACCTCTTACAATACGTTCGCCTCCTGTAATGCTTCCGTTTTTATCTTTTAAACTGGTGGATGTCCTTAGTATTTCATTGCTCTGTAATTCCCTTACTGCCAGTTGTGCATCTTCTTTTAAGCCGTCTAAATCTTCAAAACATACGAGCTTGTTTACAAAAAAATATTCGTCTTGATTGTAAAAACTGTTGTCCGTTACTCTGGTGTATTTCTTTACATCTTCCGTTGGCATTAAATCGCTGATGATTTTGAGTAGTCGTGTCTTTCCACTTCCCGAACTGCCTTGTATTAAAGCGTGTAAGGTGTCAGGCATTTTGTAACTTGATACAATCACGAACAATAATATTCGGTTGTTTTCTTCTCCAACGATACCGCATTTCCCGATGAGCTTATTGAACTTTTGGATTAGGTTTTCAGATTTTAGGAACTCGATACATTTTGTTGCCGAAGCTGTGGGAACTTCTATTTTATTACTGCTATGGCTTTGCTTTTGGTGGATTTTCTTTTCTCGGTAAAACTCCAGTAATTCGGTAAGCTGTGATAAATCCTTTTCGATTAAGTCCTTTCTAAGCCCTAATTTTTCAGCTACTGTTTTGCAGGTTTTTTCCACTTGATTAAACTCGTACAAGTCTAGTTTTAAAGTTATTCGGTTCATTTCATTTCGATTTGTAGGGTTATCTTTAAGCTGTCCATTTGATTGATGTTAAAGCCTTTTATTTGGTACTTGGCTTCATTGCCTTGGTATTTCAAGTTGTAAGGGTTGTTGGTATCAAGCCCTGTTTGCTTTGGCTGTTTTCCTTGGCTTTCTTGAACCAGTCTTTTTACTGCTTGGTTTTGTTCTTCTTCAGTAGGGATAAATAATTTAGGTGTAGGATATTGCTCTTTTTTCTTTTCAATTGATTTTTCATTTGAAAATAAAAAATCGTATTCCTTTCGAGTGTTTACCAAGTGATTTAAAATATCTCCGCTATGTCCTTGCAATAGGCTGTTTACATCTTCATTTTCGGGAACTTGTACGTTTGATATGGTAATGCTTGGATAATCTGCTTTGAGCATTGGTGCATACTTTTCTACTGCTTTTGTTCCTGCTTGGTCGCCATTTAAAAAGAAGATGATTTCCTGTAATTCCTTTAGTTCTGCTATGGCTTTGGTGTGTTCCTCTCTTAGTCCGTTTGTGCCAAAAAGTGATAGTACTTCATAATGAGTTTTGATTTTATCCTGTTCTAAAAGCGTAGCGGTATCGATGATGCTTTCCGTTAAAATCAGTCGTCTTGTGGTGGGTTTTGGGTAGTTGGGATATAAACCTTGTCTTTCTCTTAAATAAAAGTGCCGTTGCTTTTTCTCGGATAGTGCACTTCTAAAATAGAGTGATACGATTTGATTTTGTTTGTTCTTTAATGCGAACACAATACCCCATTTTCCAAAAGGTTTGTAAGCTGGGTTTCCTGTTCTTCCTTTTGTTCCCAAGTCCAGTAATAAACCGTATTTGATACAGCTTTTTATCAGTGCTTCATCCTTTCTTGTGCCGTGATGGAACTGACCAGAGTTGTAACCAACTTCCGTTTTTGTAAAATCCAAACACCTACTTTCTATATATTCCCTTGCTGGTTTTGAGTTGTGTATCGCATTCTTGAAGTAGGTAAACATTTTCGTGAGTACTGTTATTCGGGTTAGTTCTGCCGTTGGTTGCTTATGGGTTTCTGTATTTCCACTAATTAAAGATTGAGCTTTTAGTATGGCTTCCCTTTTGGTTAGACTTTCTTTGTGCATTATAAAATCAATGACATCTAAACTTTTTCCGTGGGTTTTGCAGTTGCTACTAAAACAATACGCAGTATGCGTTTTGTAATACACTTGCAGGCTTGGGGTTTTGTCGTTATGGAACGGACAGTTTAAACGAAGCTGTTTATCGGGTTTTAAATGGTAGTAGTGCAGTACCGTTGCTAATGTGAGCTTGTTTTTGATTTCCGTTATTTCCATTGAGAAAAAAGTTTAAAAATAATTTTGACAACTGTTTAGGTGCAAAGATACCCTTTTAGTTTTATTTTACAAACTTTTCTGTTTTTGAATAACTGATTTAGTTTCTATATCTTTGTGTTTTAGTAATAGAATAGGTTTTAAACCCTTATACAGTTTCTTTTTATGGATTTTGGAAGTATAGTAGTAGAGCTTAGAAAAAAGCAAGGCATTTCTCAAACAGACTTAGCCAGTCAGTTGGGTATTCATAAAAATGTACTCGGAAGATACGAACGTAACGAAGTGTTGCCCTCTGTTGAGATTGCTCGTAAAATTGCGGATTTACTGGATGTAAGCCTTGATTATCTTACAGGAAAGGCAGACGTACAAATGGATAAAACCACTCGGGAACGCATTTTGGAAGTCTCTAAATTTACCGAGGATGATAAACTACATATTTTTTCTGTCATTGATGCGTTTATCGCTAAAAGGAAAATACAGAGTATTTTGTAAATGAAAAAAGCCACTCAATGAGTGACTTTTTAAATTATTTGAGCTTATAAAATCGGACTATATTATCATCTTCATTTATTAAGTAATCTCCAATAGCAGTTACATCTATTCTATCATTTTCATCCTTTGTTATGACCCCATCCGAATAGCTTAACTTTTGATGAAACGGAAGCCCGTAATATTCCAATAAACTTATGTCTTCAATTAGCTTTGACCTGTCATAATTTAAATTCCCTTCTGACTTATAAATTTCAAGTTCTTGGATGTCTCCGTTTGTGTCGTAAATAGCTTTGCTTCTCAATAAGTACTCCACATTCCCAAGTTTGAGAATTGACTCATCAGAATAATTGTAATCATCACTCTCGATTTCTATTCCAGTCAATATCTCCACAACTGTTGTTTTGTTTTGAACCTTACAGCTTGTAGAAATAAGTATTGCAACAAAAAAGAACAACACTTTAGTTAATTTTTTTGGTCGTTGGAAATTCATTGCCTTCTCTTTTTTCAATTACTACTCTTATATGTCCTGGATTCGTTTGACTCTTATTGGCTTGACCTTGGATAGTATTCAAAATATTATTTGAGTACGTATTAGACTGATTAGAGCTTGAGTTACCTGGGTTACAAACTCCAAAACAACCTTCCGAAGCTGCAACTCTATTCTTTCCATTTTTGTCATAATTTCCACCTACGTGTATCATAACACCAGCAGCTACATCTGCCTTATTTCTATACCCCATATTTACAGATGTTTGGTTTGGTTCTGCGTGAACCACCTCTGAACCGTATTGGGTAAGTTTTAAAGCTTCTGTTCCATTACCTTGTGGATATCCATTCGGCATCACTTTACCCGTGAAATGATTTACGTCTCCGTCTTTAGGTTCAAATGCTACATTAGAAGCTGTTGAATTTCCTTGCTCTACTGTCCAAGCATCCCTTGTAATTGAAAATTCCATCTTAAAATTAGCGTCTTCTGTGTCTGTAACTACAACTTTATATAAATCTGCCTGAGTTGTCGCTCCACCACTATAACCTAATACTCTTTGTTCTGCGGTTTGACCAGTTTTTTGTTTCGTTATGGTAACAATTGGGTAATCTAATGCCCCATCTGGGTCAATACGATTAATTGGGTTGTTCTGTACAAAATTATATGGTGATACCCAACTTCTCTCCTCCGCTAATGGGTCAACAACATTAAACCTTCCGATAGAAGCATCATAATGTCTCCATTTATATTCGTACATGTTATAACCTAAATCTTCTGTTAATTCTTGACCTTGGTATTTCCAATCATGTTCTGTTCCATTAACCACGTTATTATATCCTTTATGTTTCAATCCAAAGAGGAAATAACTACGTCTTTTTAAATCACTTTTCTTTGAGGTCAATGTTTTTTTATTCCAAACTAATTTTAGTTCAGTACTTTGATGATATTTTAATTTTAAACAGCCCAAATTTTTTATAAAAAAGTGAAGTTCAAAAATAAGTAAAGTATGGCTAATAATAATAAAAAATACTGTAAAATTAGTTTGGTTCTGCTACCCTTTAGGTTTTTAGTTCGCTAATTGATAAGATTATCGGTTTACGATATGTGTATAAATCTGCGTACTTTCTAGTGAAGAATGCCCCAAGAACTGTGCAATATTTTCAATACTAACACCATTTTGAAGTAGTTGTGTAGCGATACTATGGCGTAAAATATGAAAGGTTAATCTTTTGCTTTGTATGACTTTATTTGGCGTGATTTTCTGTAAATCTTTAAGACTGTTTGTAAGCCCACAAGAACTATGAATAAAGAGTTTTCGGTGTGTTATTTTTTGCAGGTTTCTAAAATTGTAAACGTAGTTTTCCAGTACTTTATAAACCCCTGTACTTAATGGGATGATGCGGTCTTTATAATTTTTTCCTTGTCTTATAAAAAGCGTTTTAGTATCAAAATTAATGTCCGTTACTTCAAGGTTCATCCCCTCGGTTCTGCGTATGCCACAACCATAAAACAAAGCAAAAATAAGTTTTAATTGTTCCTGCTTTTTCTCTCTTTTTTCAAAATGATATTTGGGGTATGTTTTTGAGATATTGTTTTGCAATTCCTTTATTTCTTCTTTGGTAAAAGGGTGTATATTGTTTACTCTTTCCTGCTTGTCCTGTTCAATTCTGTAATTTG
This window of the Flavobacteriaceae bacterium genome carries:
- a CDS encoding winged helix-turn-helix transcriptional regulator, producing MSRSFLIAVDESREQTLKVIQYQNQKASGIIDKEEAKKIVAFTQNCIRLLQPYDVVNPYATKIKLPETAHKIRRLNELYQSFVRQITLLNQYQRKRDKQGRLITEKADLQTACDILFESIVLKVDELDGSLRQFFERLKSYLKEQNQDFTQREIRQELNISKAQCSRNIGRLRAMEYITSKYSNNLRRVSYKVDYWDNYAKIRANIKDDLTNQINEL
- a CDS encoding toprim domain-containing protein, coding for MEITEIKNKLTLATVLHYYHLKPDKQLRLNCPFHNDKTPSLQVYYKTHTAYCFSSNCKTHGKSLDVIDFIMHKESLTKREAILKAQSLISGNTETHKQPTAELTRITVLTKMFTYFKNAIHNSKPAREYIESRCLDFTKTEVGYNSGQFHHGTRKDEALIKSCIKYGLLLDLGTKGRTGNPAYKPFGKWGIVFALKNKQNQIVSLYFRSALSEKKQRHFYLRERQGLYPNYPKPTTRRLILTESIIDTATLLEQDKIKTHYEVLSLFGTNGLREEHTKAIAELKELQEIIFFLNGDQAGTKAVEKYAPMLKADYPSITISNVQVPENEDVNSLLQGHSGDILNHLVNTRKEYDFLFSNEKSIEKKKEQYPTPKLFIPTEEEQNQAVKRLVQESQGKQPKQTGLDTNNPYNLKYQGNEAKYQIKGFNINQMDSLKITLQIEMK
- a CDS encoding helix-turn-helix domain-containing protein, which encodes MDFGSIVVELRKKQGISQTDLASQLGIHKNVLGRYERNEVLPSVEIARKIADLLDVSLDYLTGKADVQMDKTTRERILEVSKFTEDDKLHIFSVIDAFIAKRKIQSIL
- a CDS encoding tyrosine-type recombinase/integrase, yielding MSENLTIINQEYKEWLATLGFSHSIVYNYNFSVRDFFNWLDTQGVSQINKLTAKHITTYFNYLQIRPNKRRKGGLSTAHLNKTFDAIDKLMEFMHQIGMHTAPNPTNYRIEQDKQERVNNIHPFTKEEIKELQNNISKTYPKYHFEKREKKQEQLKLIFALFYGCGIRRTEGMNLEVTDINFDTKTLFIRQGKNYKDRIIPLSTGVYKVLENYVYNFRNLQKITHRKLFIHSSCGLTNSLKDLQKITPNKVIQSKRLTFHILRHSIATQLLQNGVSIENIAQFLGHSSLESTQIYTHIVNR